A window of the Bacillota bacterium genome harbors these coding sequences:
- a CDS encoding sulfotransferase, translating into MDVLSYFKEILYLNKEYFRHKVRVLKEKNSSPNYSVLLDDLRGNYGPIFVLSTGRCGTRFLTNILQLGKDVDVYHMPQPELIYHSKKAYEEGTKRFDTFKEIVYASRIELIQQSYFLNRKYIETNNRITFFAPHLFSLFPKARFIHLIRDPINFIKSGMSRGWYSGWHRHDSGRIIPKHCDGFWPSMSQECKLAWLWKETNLFITNYLDQMPQSQFLIIRAEDAFSSTEKLLKIIKFCRIHDMSVRRVEKVAKRPANKGKVAVPDYSQWDKHIQLEIHDVVSDLAKRFNYRIK; encoded by the coding sequence ATGGATGTTTTGAGTTATTTTAAAGAAATCTTATATTTAAATAAAGAATATTTTAGACACAAAGTCAGGGTACTAAAAGAGAAAAATAGTAGCCCTAATTATTCTGTATTACTTGATGACTTGAGGGGAAATTACGGCCCAATATTTGTTTTATCTACCGGCAGATGTGGAACCAGGTTTTTAACCAATATTTTACAATTGGGAAAAGACGTCGATGTTTATCATATGCCACAGCCAGAATTGATATATCATTCAAAAAAAGCATATGAAGAAGGAACCAAAAGGTTCGATACCTTTAAAGAAATCGTTTATGCATCGCGAATAGAATTAATACAGCAATCGTATTTTTTAAATAGGAAGTATATTGAAACAAATAACAGAATCACTTTTTTCGCTCCACATTTATTTTCCTTATTCCCGAAGGCTAGGTTTATTCACTTAATAAGAGATCCTATTAATTTCATCAAAAGTGGCATGTCACGGGGATGGTACTCAGGATGGCACCGCCATGATAGTGGACGGATCATACCGAAGCATTGCGATGGTTTTTGGCCAAGTATGTCTCAGGAATGCAAGCTAGCCTGGCTGTGGAAGGAAACAAATCTTTTCATTACTAATTATTTAGACCAAATGCCCCAATCTCAGTTCTTGATAATAAGGGCTGAAGACGCTTTCTCCTCGACAGAAAAACTTTTAAAAATAATTAAATTTTGTAGAATCCATGATATGTCTGTGAGGAGGGTGGAAAAGGTAGCTAAAAGGCCTGCAAATAAGGGGAAAGTAGCTGTCCCTGACTATTCGCAATGGGACAAGCATATTCAACTGGAAATCCATGATGTCGTCAGTGATTTAGCGAAACGCTTTAATTATAGGATAAAGTAA
- a CDS encoding DUF354 domain-containing protein: MLRIVIDINHPAHVHFFKNFYWQMKRNNHDLLVTASRKEMAFDLLGSYDINFVDLGSYGNTLFSKARNLLNLDYKMYKVCSEFKPDIMVGLGSVRAPHVASILKKPYIAFKDSETMEQYILWGHFANVVCTPACFRKNLGKRQLRYDGYHELAYLHPNFFKPDRSILDELGVEKKDKYAIVRFVAWRASHDVGKQGIKKQRQLVEELAKHCTVFVTAELGDSLELKQYYMKIKPERIHHAMYYASLFLGDSQTMATESALLGTPAIRCNSFVGPNDMGNFIDLEKKYDVLHNTNNESIALKMAKRLIADDNSKLKWQSKTKKIFQEKIDVTSFMMWLVEGYPKSVEIAKNDISWQLMFMQRHNVFPVGYTSNSI; this comes from the coding sequence ATGTTGAGGATAGTAATTGATATAAACCACCCGGCACATGTTCATTTTTTTAAGAATTTTTACTGGCAAATGAAGCGAAATAACCATGATTTGCTTGTAACTGCTTCAAGAAAAGAAATGGCATTTGATTTGCTTGGTTCTTATGACATCAATTTTGTCGACTTAGGCAGTTACGGTAACACTCTTTTTTCAAAAGCTAGGAATTTATTAAATTTGGATTATAAAATGTATAAGGTCTGTTCGGAGTTTAAACCTGATATCATGGTGGGTCTAGGTTCGGTTCGTGCTCCACATGTGGCTAGTATTTTAAAAAAGCCGTATATTGCATTTAAGGACAGTGAAACCATGGAGCAATACATTTTATGGGGTCATTTTGCTAATGTTGTATGTACACCAGCTTGCTTTCGGAAAAATCTGGGTAAGAGACAGTTGCGATATGATGGATATCATGAGTTGGCATATTTACATCCAAATTTTTTTAAGCCAGACAGATCAATCCTGGATGAACTTGGAGTTGAAAAAAAAGATAAATATGCCATTGTACGTTTTGTTGCATGGCGAGCGAGCCATGATGTGGGCAAACAGGGAATCAAAAAGCAAAGGCAACTTGTTGAAGAGCTGGCTAAGCATTGTACTGTTTTTGTGACAGCTGAATTAGGTGATAGCTTAGAGCTTAAACAGTATTATATGAAAATAAAGCCGGAACGAATTCATCATGCCATGTATTATGCTTCGTTGTTTTTAGGTGATAGCCAAACAATGGCTACAGAATCTGCTTTATTAGGAACTCCGGCAATCAGATGTAATTCTTTTGTAGGACCTAATGATATGGGTAATTTTATAGATTTAGAAAAAAAATATGATGTTCTTCATAACACAAATAATGAGAGTATTGCTTTAAAAATGGCAAAACGTTTAATAGCTGACGATAATAGCAAATTAAAATGGCAATCTAAGACAAAAAAAATATTTCAGGAGAAGATAGATGTTACCTCATTTATGATGTGGCTGGTAGAAGGGTATCCAAAATCTGTTGAAATTGCAAAAAATGATATTTCCTGGCAATTAATGTTTATGCAGAGGCATAATGTCTTTCCCGTAGGATACACAAGCAACAGTATATAA
- a CDS encoding lipopolysaccharide biosynthesis protein, with the protein MCGFLFWFIGAKLYTIEEVGTATAIIASLNLVIQLSRMGFDFTLIRFLPQNKNVVYNSSFTITTLASIIVSAVYVLIINVFQVSIYNTLNNIYVFLLFAVVVVMRSKTMIDGQALLAIRAGRSYLIESLFLATRILFLPVLVYWGSLGVFMSLGIACLFASLFTLWRLSKVVQVKLKLDIDFVRRSFSFSIDNYLANMIYELPPMLIPILLISFLGEVDVARFYMTYVIGNLVLVIPEALSLGLLVEGSHGEKVRNNTIKACLGILIFLIPTIIVVLSCSEFILGLIKHEYVESAPLLEIFVVSGALVAFYLVFVSIQRIRMQTKTILWLNIIRLASLVFLGHYFMISHGLIGIGYAWFCTYLILNIVIIFKVLYQKWFVQIGVDS; encoded by the coding sequence ATGTGTGGTTTTCTTTTTTGGTTTATCGGCGCAAAATTATATACAATCGAAGAAGTTGGAACTGCTACGGCTATAATTGCCTCATTAAATTTGGTAATACAGTTGTCAAGAATGGGATTTGATTTTACGCTGATAAGATTTCTTCCACAAAATAAAAATGTAGTTTATAATAGTAGCTTCACTATTACAACATTGGCATCGATCATTGTGTCGGCTGTCTATGTTCTAATTATAAATGTTTTTCAGGTAAGTATATATAATACACTAAATAATATATATGTGTTCTTGCTATTTGCTGTTGTAGTAGTTATGAGATCTAAAACAATGATAGATGGGCAGGCCCTTTTGGCAATAAGAGCGGGTAGAAGTTATTTAATTGAAAGCCTGTTTTTAGCAACTCGGATTTTGTTTTTACCTGTCCTGGTTTATTGGGGTTCGTTAGGTGTTTTTATGTCTCTGGGAATTGCATGTCTATTTGCATCTTTGTTTACACTTTGGAGATTGAGTAAGGTTGTACAGGTAAAGTTAAAATTGGATATTGACTTTGTGCGAAGATCCTTTTCTTTTTCAATAGATAATTATTTGGCTAATATGATCTATGAATTGCCACCTATGCTTATCCCTATACTGTTAATTAGCTTTTTAGGGGAGGTCGATGTAGCTAGATTTTATATGACATATGTAATAGGTAATTTAGTACTAGTTATACCTGAGGCATTAAGTTTGGGGTTGCTGGTTGAGGGAAGTCATGGGGAAAAGGTACGAAATAATACTATAAAAGCATGTTTAGGGATACTAATTTTTTTAATACCAACAATAATAGTTGTTTTATCTTGCAGTGAGTTCATTTTAGGTTTAATTAAACATGAGTATGTAGAGTCAGCGCCCTTGCTAGAGATTTTTGTTGTGAGTGGAGCACTTGTTGCATTTTATTTAGTATTTGTGTCGATACAAAGGATTAGAATGCAAACAAAAACGATTCTTTGGTTAAATATTATTAGGCTTGCAAGTCTCGTATTTCTAGGACATTACTTTATGATAAGTCATGGTTTGATTGGAATTGGCTATGCTTGGTTTTGCACCTATCTAATTTTAAATATTGTAATTATATTCAAAGTGCTGTACCAAAAGTGGTTTGTCCAAATTGGAGTTGATTCGTAA
- the cysC gene encoding adenylyl-sulfate kinase produces the protein MKAQNLVWHSTTVDKGHRRKLNKHRSCVLWITGLSAAGKSTLANALEYKLHEMGICTYLLDGDNIRKGLNGDLGFGEKDRRENIRRVAEVSKLFVDAGIIVITAFISPFREDRDAARGLFEPGEFIEIFAKCPLGVCEKRDPKGLYRKARAGKILEFTGITAPYEEPDNPEIVIETNNMSVDESVSLIIKCLLKEDVL, from the coding sequence ATAAAGGCTCAAAATTTAGTTTGGCATTCGACTACGGTAGATAAAGGACATAGGAGAAAACTCAATAAACATAGGAGTTGTGTTTTATGGATTACGGGATTATCGGCGGCTGGAAAATCTACTCTTGCCAATGCTTTAGAGTATAAGCTCCATGAGATGGGAATTTGTACATATTTGCTTGATGGCGATAACATTAGAAAGGGATTAAACGGTGATTTAGGTTTTGGGGAGAAAGACCGCCGAGAAAATATCCGTCGTGTAGCTGAAGTGTCAAAGCTGTTTGTAGATGCCGGAATTATTGTAATAACAGCATTTATATCTCCATTCCGTGAAGATAGAGATGCTGCCCGGGGATTATTTGAACCGGGAGAGTTTATTGAGATATTTGCTAAGTGTCCCTTAGGAGTATGTGAGAAAAGAGATCCTAAAGGGCTATACAGAAAAGCACGTGCGGGGAAGATTTTGGAGTTTACTGGAATTACTGCACCGTATGAGGAACCAGATAACCCTGAAATCGTTATTGAAACAAATAATATGAGCGTTGATGAGTCAGTTAGCCTAATTATCAAATGCTTATTAAAAGAAGATGTGCTATAA
- a CDS encoding glycosyltransferase family 2 protein, giving the protein MIILPMPEKHKVVAVIPAFNEEKTIEDVVLITNRYVDEVIVIDDGSNDSTVTLAEKVQANVYRHPRNLGYGEAVKTGLSVALKRGASVSILLDADGQHNPHYIPFVFEPIMKGSADLVIASRFLYHIKCIPFIRRLGISFVNNLFNWLFSCLISDTQSGFRAFSFRAMNSLKLQEKGMGISIEILAKAIENKLMIKDIPVPCSFGGPRARMLGLIAQGLIVVRSIIRYRCELRSLGTDASRMTLKRGKTMFLRFILKSPGLTILYWRGLKFLRRAR; this is encoded by the coding sequence ATGATTATATTACCAATGCCTGAGAAACATAAAGTCGTGGCGGTAATTCCCGCATTTAATGAAGAAAAGACTATAGAAGATGTTGTATTAATAACAAACCGGTATGTTGATGAAGTAATTGTCATTGATGATGGCTCAAACGATTCTACTGTAACGCTGGCTGAAAAGGTACAAGCTAATGTATATCGCCACCCCCGGAATCTTGGCTATGGTGAGGCTGTTAAGACCGGCTTAAGTGTGGCGCTTAAACGTGGGGCAAGTGTGAGCATTCTCCTTGATGCTGATGGGCAACATAATCCTCACTACATTCCTTTTGTTTTTGAACCAATTATGAAAGGGTCGGCCGATTTAGTTATTGCTTCACGGTTTCTTTATCATATTAAATGTATTCCTTTCATTCGCCGATTAGGGATATCATTTGTAAATAATTTATTTAACTGGTTATTTAGCTGCTTAATCTCAGATACGCAAAGCGGTTTTAGAGCATTTTCCTTTCGGGCTATGAATTCACTTAAGCTACAAGAAAAGGGAATGGGAATTAGTATTGAGATTTTAGCAAAAGCCATAGAGAATAAGCTTATGATTAAAGATATACCTGTTCCGTGTAGTTTTGGCGGTCCCCGGGCACGTATGTTAGGTTTAATTGCTCAAGGCTTAATTGTAGTACGATCGATAATCAGATATCGCTGTGAACTAAGGTCCTTGGGCACTGATGCATCACGAATGACTTTGAAAAGAGGGAAAACTATGTTTTTGAGATTTATTCTGAAAAGTCCCGGTTTAACTATTCTTTACTGGCGGGGATTGAAATTTTTGAGGAGGGCGAGATAA
- a CDS encoding glycosyltransferase yields the protein MARLILLGGIMNIDFKLSVVVVTKNEEKCISSCLDSIFAQQFHSGDYEVILVDAGSCDRTQEIAREYPLKLVVDNYGTLGHQRNMGVRLARGKYVAFIDADCYADTQWLSRQVDLLDKSPHSVVAVTGPNLIMDNDPPVAKTIAYMQQTLLGSGGSPQSYLFDHVEYVTSAPNCNAIYRRKVLLNYLYDNGFSYGEDAELNYRLRRDGYKFLYNPAAIVWHHRVATTRALGRKMFFWGFAMAKISRKHKRLIRWFVCLPPALVIYLVTLMPMVLSNYFISWYFFFLVAYVLVICTVIVQVLWRQRNVYALRTAYLLPVQYISYGLGMLLGLCARGSL from the coding sequence ATGGCTAGGTTAATCCTATTGGGAGGAATCATGAATATAGACTTTAAGTTATCCGTTGTAGTTGTAACAAAAAATGAAGAAAAGTGTATTAGTAGCTGCTTAGATTCAATATTTGCTCAGCAGTTTCATAGCGGAGATTATGAGGTTATTTTAGTTGATGCTGGCTCTTGTGATCGCACACAAGAAATTGCCAGGGAATACCCTTTAAAGTTGGTTGTTGATAATTATGGTACTTTAGGGCACCAGCGAAATATGGGTGTGCGTTTGGCAAGAGGTAAATATGTAGCTTTTATTGATGCCGATTGTTACGCTGATACGCAATGGCTTTCGAGACAGGTGGATTTGCTGGACAAGAGTCCGCATAGTGTTGTGGCCGTTACAGGTCCCAATTTGATTATGGATAACGATCCACCGGTGGCTAAAACTATCGCATATATGCAACAGACGTTATTGGGGAGTGGGGGATCGCCACAAAGCTATCTATTTGATCATGTTGAGTATGTCACATCGGCACCAAATTGCAATGCTATTTATCGCAGGAAAGTATTATTAAATTATCTATATGATAATGGTTTTAGCTATGGTGAGGATGCTGAACTCAATTACCGGCTGCGGCGCGATGGATATAAGTTTTTGTACAATCCTGCGGCAATAGTATGGCACCATAGGGTAGCAACAACCAGGGCGCTGGGGAGGAAAATGTTTTTTTGGGGCTTTGCAATGGCAAAGATATCCAGAAAGCATAAGCGGTTGATACGGTGGTTTGTTTGTCTCCCACCGGCATTGGTTATTTACCTGGTTACGTTAATGCCTATGGTATTGTCAAATTATTTTATTAGTTGGTATTTCTTTTTCTTAGTTGCTTACGTCTTGGTTATATGTACAGTCATTGTGCAAGTTCTTTGGAGGCAAAGAAATGTTTATGCTTTACGTACGGCTTACCTGTTGCCGGTTCAATATATTAGTTATGGACTTGGTATGCTTTTAGGATTATGTGCGAGGGGGTCTTTATGA
- a CDS encoding exosortase/archaeosortase family protein has protein sequence MLMKKRLLIYFTLSGLASVWLLRDNFSQLSNAISYDYIIGQHNAAPWGVLTLCILWIVLKRKEIATKMELNNNPLFFAAGAVLMLTAFCVPNAINYLVIKLFLTWLGFFVMMFGRGAVIPGILFAAYAFTIVFPLLVNKFADAPYAMGSVIPATWLANLVGIPVNNTGQILSFPNPTGETISVLVSSACAGPATMAVFIAIFTLMMLDVQIERSRAVPLLLFGIAGTWLQNIIRIVIIAASGHLAGKDALWDAHFWTIYVLFPLWYLAFVTVYFLVAGKHSRRAVGHPPSG, from the coding sequence ATGCTGATGAAAAAAAGACTATTGATCTATTTCACGCTTAGCGGGTTAGCCAGTGTATGGCTGCTGCGGGACAACTTCTCACAGCTATCAAATGCCATTTCCTATGATTACATAATCGGCCAGCACAACGCCGCCCCCTGGGGTGTACTAACCCTTTGCATACTCTGGATTGTACTAAAGCGCAAAGAAATCGCGACAAAAATGGAGCTAAACAATAATCCTCTTTTCTTTGCAGCAGGAGCTGTTTTAATGTTGACAGCCTTCTGCGTTCCCAATGCCATCAATTACCTGGTAATAAAACTTTTCCTTACCTGGTTGGGATTTTTCGTGATGATGTTTGGCCGGGGCGCGGTAATCCCCGGTATATTGTTTGCTGCTTATGCTTTTACCATTGTCTTTCCCCTGCTGGTGAATAAATTTGCAGATGCCCCGTACGCCATGGGCTCAGTCATTCCGGCCACATGGCTGGCCAATCTGGTTGGCATACCCGTAAATAACACCGGCCAGATATTGAGTTTTCCTAATCCAACCGGGGAAACCATATCCGTACTGGTATCCAGCGCCTGTGCGGGACCGGCCACCATGGCTGTTTTTATTGCCATATTCACCCTGATGATGCTGGATGTACAAATAGAACGGTCCCGTGCAGTGCCGCTATTGCTATTCGGCATAGCCGGGACCTGGCTGCAAAACATTATTCGTATCGTCATAATTGCCGCCTCCGGGCATCTGGCCGGGAAAGATGCCCTTTGGGATGCTCATTTCTGGACCATTTATGTGTTGTTTCCCCTATGGTACCTGGCATTTGTCACCGTGTATTTTCTTGTGGCCGGCAAACATTCCCGGCGGGCTGTGGGACATCCTCCCTCAGGTTAA
- a CDS encoding metal-dependent hydrolase, with protein sequence MLLLAHVGITLGASCCLVRFWKWRGLENYANAVDYRLVLLGAVLPDIIDKPLGGLILRESLGNGRIYSHTLAFLLVLFTAGVILQRKLNRPGLLVIGGGVAAHYVLDGMWFSPANLFWPLYGWSFPKGNPEGWMQLWLNNLLSNPLVFVPEIAGGLILLCFLVKFYGKGEKKTVQHNN encoded by the coding sequence ATGCTGCTTTTAGCTCATGTGGGGATTACCCTTGGGGCCTCCTGCTGTTTGGTGCGGTTTTGGAAATGGCGTGGTTTGGAAAACTATGCAAATGCCGTGGATTACAGGCTGGTTTTGCTGGGTGCCGTATTGCCGGATATTATAGATAAACCTTTGGGCGGGCTTATCCTGCGGGAGTCACTGGGTAATGGCCGTATTTACAGTCATACCCTTGCTTTCCTGCTGGTGCTTTTTACTGCCGGAGTAATCTTGCAACGGAAGTTGAACAGGCCCGGGTTGCTGGTGATAGGTGGTGGCGTTGCCGCACACTATGTTTTGGACGGCATGTGGTTTTCCCCGGCAAACCTTTTTTGGCCGCTATATGGCTGGAGTTTTCCCAAGGGAAATCCGGAGGGCTGGATGCAGTTGTGGTTAAACAATCTTTTGAGTAATCCTCTGGTTTTTGTGCCGGAAATAGCGGGTGGGCTTATATTACTTTGTTTCTTGGTTAAGTTTTACGGAAAGGGTGAAAAGAAAACGGTACAACACAATAATTAA